From a region of the Polynucleobacter corsicus genome:
- a CDS encoding 3-keto-disaccharide hydrolase: MMPTTLKQVLAIAFSLTIALFSINTHAQAQDGYTDLIDGISLDGWNIIGSANWVIGKGIVEGNKPSGFLVSNKSYRNFIIRAEFWAESDTNSGIFIRCQDPNKVTAGNAYEINIWDTRPGQEYSTGAIVDIAKVNPIHKAGGRWNTMEITANGPQLKVMMNGVLTVSDARDSKFSEGPIALQSAGGIIKFRKLQIKPI; encoded by the coding sequence ATGATGCCAACAACCTTAAAACAAGTTCTAGCGATTGCCTTTTCGCTGACTATTGCCCTGTTTTCCATCAACACCCATGCTCAAGCACAAGATGGCTATACCGATCTCATTGATGGCATCAGCTTAGACGGTTGGAACATCATAGGCAGCGCGAATTGGGTCATTGGCAAAGGAATAGTCGAGGGCAATAAGCCATCCGGATTTTTAGTGAGCAATAAAAGCTATCGGAACTTCATTATTCGTGCTGAATTTTGGGCTGAATCTGACACCAATAGTGGAATTTTTATTCGCTGCCAGGATCCCAATAAAGTCACCGCTGGCAATGCTTATGAAATTAATATCTGGGATACCCGCCCGGGTCAGGAGTACTCCACAGGGGCTATTGTGGATATTGCCAAGGTCAACCCAATTCATAAAGCCGGTGGGCGTTGGAACACCATGGAAATCACGGCCAATGGACCTCAACTCAAAGTCATGATGAATGGGGTGCTCACCGTATCAGATGCCAGAGATAGTAAATTCTCTGAAGGACCTATTGCCCTTCAGTCCGCTGGCGGCATCATCAAATTTAGGAAGCTCCAAATCAAACCAATCTAG